One Ostrea edulis chromosome 2, xbOstEdul1.1, whole genome shotgun sequence genomic region harbors:
- the LOC130051878 gene encoding uncharacterized protein LOC130051878 isoform X2: protein MYLLPLCLFLLEGIIYTNAQVARFRDRRFMFRNRPPFPRFPPPPPLPRGFRRFPFPPGSGTLGNVINQRPPFWNNDRNDMAIPGRRTSDRINSNTNNRPRSPTNNRPSENFVRPPFGAFQQAPDSNSRSNRFPNTFAQQNRNRFLRPATSSANRNDVNALRNEFSTFQQMRNIPQFPVDLFARRNSQRRVPGSPQFDPNLSPFTQAVPNPPLTGSTDNSASLQQQQQQQQQQQQQQQQQQQQQQQQQQQQQQFSDLQRQRMQLQQSLMRRQQALNMALQGQQQQQQQQSEQMAGFLPQVQQSATQQATQPIDPLRAHPGSNSWQLPDNSLPMSSANIIRALPPAPGLTDSNSEPASSLPQTIQPNSVSSSGSEHSFDGHLTNQQALDRFGTSTAGETGTLANGESIPPGAEISHTLITIKDENGNVIAEKLFEEGANDAIIEKYISEVSSNYTNTVQQGGGASPAAAPSGNTGIPSQSAIPSAVGQGQTGTMTGTSSSSGTDLKSLFESFLKNPPAFNGVR from the exons ATGTATCTGTTGCCGCTCTGTTTGTTCTTATTGGAGGGGATTATTTATACAAATG CCCAGGTCGCAAGATTTAGAGATAGAAGATTTATGTTTAGGAATAGACCCCCATTCCCAAGATTtcctccacccccacccctaccGAGAGGTTTTCGAAGATTCCCCTTTCCCCCTGGCTCTGGTACATTAGGGAATGTAATCAACCAGCGCCCACCATTTTGGAATAATGACAGAAACGATATGGCCATCCCTGGACGCCGAACTTCAGATAGAATAAACAGTAATACTAATAACAGACCAAGAAGTCCCACCAATAATAGGCCATCTGAGAATTTCGTCAGACCTCCATTTGGTGCGTTCCAACAAGCACCAGATTCCAACTCTCGAAGCAATCGTTTCCCAAACACGTTTGCACAACAAAATCGAAATAGATTTCTCAGACCTGCTACCTCGTCAGCAAACAGAAACGATGTAAATGCATTGCGAAACGAGTTCTCCACATTTCAGCAAATGCGAAATATTCCCCAGTTTCCTGTAGATCTATTTGCTCGCAGAAATTCGCAGCGCCGTGTGCCTGGATCACCGCAGTTTGACCCCAACTTATCACCATTTACACAAGCCGTGCCAAACCCCCCTCTTACTGGTTCAACAGATAACTCTGCATCACTCCAGCAACagcagcaacaacaacaacaacaacagcagCAACAACAACAGCAGCAGCAACAACAGCAGCAACAACAGCAGCAGCAGCAACAGTTTTCAGATTTACAGCGTCAACGAATGCAATTACAGCAGTCTCTTATGAGAAGACAACAAGCATTAAATATGGCACTGCAAGGGCAGcaacaacagcaacaacaacaatcAGAACAAATGGCGGGATTTTTGCCACAAGTGCAACAGAGTGCAACACAACAAGCAACGCAACCGATCGATCCACTTCGGGCACATCCAGGTTCTAACTCATGGCAACTTCCAGACAACTCTCTGCCAATGTCGTCCGCAAACATCATACGTGCACTTCCGCCAGCTCCAGGATTGACCGATTCAAATTCCGAGCCTGCTTCATCATTACCGCAGACGATTCAGCCCAACAGTGTTAGCTCATCAGGCTCCGAACATAGTTTTGATGGACATCTTACAAATCAACAAGCTTTAGACAGATTTGGCACTTCAACAGCGGGAGAAACTGGTACTTTAGCTAATGGAGAATCTATACCACCTGGCGCCGAAATAAGTCACACGCTTATCACAATAAAAGACGAAAATGGAAACGTTATCGCAGAAAAATTGTTCGAAGAAGGCGCAAACGACgcaataattgaaaaatatatatctgaagtGTCTTCTAATTACACAAACACTGTGCAGCAGGGTGGCGGGGCGTCACCTGCCGCCGCTCCGTCTGGGAACACGGGTATCCCATCACAGTCTGCTATTCCCTCGGCAGTTGGACAAGGACAGACAGGCACTATGACCGGAACGTCCTCTTCTTCCG GAACTGATCTGAAGAGTCTCTTTGAGTCTTTCCTTAAAAACCCACCAGCATTCAACG GTGTTCGGTAG
- the LOC130051878 gene encoding uncharacterized protein LOC130051878 isoform X1 has product MYLLPLCLFLLEGIIYTNAQVARFRDRRFMFRNRPPFPRFPPPPPLPRGFRRFPFPPGSGTLGNVINQRPPFWNNDRNDMAIPGRRTSDRINSNTNNRPRSPTNNRPSENFVRPPFGAFQQAPDSNSRSNRFPNTFAQQNRNRFLRPATSSANRNDVNALRNEFSTFQQMRNIPQFPVDLFARRNSQRRVPGSPQFDPNLSPFTQAVPNPPLTGSTDNSASLQQQQQQQQQQQQQQQQQQQQQQQQQQQQQQFSDLQRQRMQLQQSLMRRQQALNMALQGQQQQQQQQSEQMAGFLPQVQQSATQQATQPIDPLRAHPGSNSWQLPDNSLPMSSANIIRALPPAPGLTDSNSEPASSLPQTIQPNSVSSSGSEHSFDGHLTNQQALDRFGTSTAGETGTLANGESIPPGAEISHTLITIKDENGNVIAEKLFEEGANDAIIEKYISEVSSNYTNTVQQGGGASPAAAPSGNTGIPSQSAIPSAVGQGQTGTMTGTSSSSGTDLKSLFESFLKNPPAFNGNVRS; this is encoded by the exons ATGTATCTGTTGCCGCTCTGTTTGTTCTTATTGGAGGGGATTATTTATACAAATG CCCAGGTCGCAAGATTTAGAGATAGAAGATTTATGTTTAGGAATAGACCCCCATTCCCAAGATTtcctccacccccacccctaccGAGAGGTTTTCGAAGATTCCCCTTTCCCCCTGGCTCTGGTACATTAGGGAATGTAATCAACCAGCGCCCACCATTTTGGAATAATGACAGAAACGATATGGCCATCCCTGGACGCCGAACTTCAGATAGAATAAACAGTAATACTAATAACAGACCAAGAAGTCCCACCAATAATAGGCCATCTGAGAATTTCGTCAGACCTCCATTTGGTGCGTTCCAACAAGCACCAGATTCCAACTCTCGAAGCAATCGTTTCCCAAACACGTTTGCACAACAAAATCGAAATAGATTTCTCAGACCTGCTACCTCGTCAGCAAACAGAAACGATGTAAATGCATTGCGAAACGAGTTCTCCACATTTCAGCAAATGCGAAATATTCCCCAGTTTCCTGTAGATCTATTTGCTCGCAGAAATTCGCAGCGCCGTGTGCCTGGATCACCGCAGTTTGACCCCAACTTATCACCATTTACACAAGCCGTGCCAAACCCCCCTCTTACTGGTTCAACAGATAACTCTGCATCACTCCAGCAACagcagcaacaacaacaacaacaacagcagCAACAACAACAGCAGCAGCAACAACAGCAGCAACAACAGCAGCAGCAGCAACAGTTTTCAGATTTACAGCGTCAACGAATGCAATTACAGCAGTCTCTTATGAGAAGACAACAAGCATTAAATATGGCACTGCAAGGGCAGcaacaacagcaacaacaacaatcAGAACAAATGGCGGGATTTTTGCCACAAGTGCAACAGAGTGCAACACAACAAGCAACGCAACCGATCGATCCACTTCGGGCACATCCAGGTTCTAACTCATGGCAACTTCCAGACAACTCTCTGCCAATGTCGTCCGCAAACATCATACGTGCACTTCCGCCAGCTCCAGGATTGACCGATTCAAATTCCGAGCCTGCTTCATCATTACCGCAGACGATTCAGCCCAACAGTGTTAGCTCATCAGGCTCCGAACATAGTTTTGATGGACATCTTACAAATCAACAAGCTTTAGACAGATTTGGCACTTCAACAGCGGGAGAAACTGGTACTTTAGCTAATGGAGAATCTATACCACCTGGCGCCGAAATAAGTCACACGCTTATCACAATAAAAGACGAAAATGGAAACGTTATCGCAGAAAAATTGTTCGAAGAAGGCGCAAACGACgcaataattgaaaaatatatatctgaagtGTCTTCTAATTACACAAACACTGTGCAGCAGGGTGGCGGGGCGTCACCTGCCGCCGCTCCGTCTGGGAACACGGGTATCCCATCACAGTCTGCTATTCCCTCGGCAGTTGGACAAGGACAGACAGGCACTATGACCGGAACGTCCTCTTCTTCCG GAACTGATCTGAAGAGTCTCTTTGAGTCTTTCCTTAAAAACCCACCAGCATTCAACGGTAACGTCAGAAGCTAG